Within the Synergistota bacterium genome, the region CTTATATGGTTAGGATATAACACGCTCACCGGTAAGGTGGTGCTTTCTAAGCTTTGGGGGTCAGGATAGGAGTACTATTTATAATTTTTGCGCTCCTCTTGCTAATCGTTTCCTCTTCATTTTCGGCAGAGAAGCCCCCTCCGCTTCCAGGACTGGTTCCCCCGGAGGAGATAAACGCTCCGAGAGGCGTTAAGAGAAATCCTGAAAAAGCTTTAGAGGAGTTTAAGAAAGCTTTCAAGCTTTTTTTTGACGGGCGCTATGATGAAGCTTTAAATAGCTTCGATAGGGTTATAAGGCTGGATCCTTACGCATTGGAGCCTTATTATTGGAAAGGTCTGATTTATTTAAGAAGAGGTTATCTTAAAAAGGCAGAGAAGATGTTTAAAAACTATCTGGAGGTTAAACCTGCGGAGCTGAGGGTCATAAGAGCCTTGGAAAAGGTCCAGAGAACTGTTTTACCCGTTTTGTCTTTACCAGAAGCGAACTATCCCAAAGATTATGAGGTTATAGATCCCTATTTAGAGGTGCGGAAAAAAGAGGGGTTATTCAGTGGTATAAAAGAATATTTTTCCTTTCCAATGTATAACTTCTCAGCGATGGCTATAGGACCGGATGGAAACATCTATTTGACAGACTATGGAAGGGGTAAAGTTGTTGTGTTAACCAAGGATGGGATTCCCTTGCGATCTTGGGGGGGATTAACAAACCCTTCTGGTATAGCTATTTCTGTGGATGGTAGAGTCTATGTTTCTGACTTCAGCCAAAATAAGATATTTGTCTTTGATCTCACGGGTAAGCTTCTGAAAAGCTTTGGAGATAAAGAGCTCCTTAACCCGCAGGGAATAGCCATTGGTCCCTATGGTTATCTCTACGTTTGCGATTGGGGTAATCACTGTGTTCGGAGATATACGAGGGAAGGAAAATATTTAAGGAGCGTGGGCAGAGGATACCTGTGGGAACCCCTTGCGGTTTGTGTCGATAAGAGGGGAAACATCTGGGTTTCTGATGGAAATGTGAGATGCATACGTCGGTTTGGTTGGGATGGTTTGCCGAAGGGGACCTTTCTCGACGATGTATTTTCGAGAGGTCTTGCTGTTGATTTCAGAGATAGAATACTTGTCTGTGATGAAGAAAGGGGAATTCTATTCGTTATAGAGGGAGAAAAGGTGGTAGAAAAAGTAGATGTTCCAAAGGCTTCAAGCTTGAGTTCTGTTTGTGGGGATTCCTTAGGAAACGTTTTCCTCGCAGATTTTAATAGACCCATATTATTTAAAATTTCTGCACCATCGTATCTTCATAAGATAGAGATAAGAATTTCGGGTATTCGTGTGGAAAAGGGGACAAAAAGAAGCGCAGAGATAGAGCTTTCGGAAGGATGGTATCCTATTCCTGTAGAAAGAGTAAATACATCCGTCAGAGTAATAGAAGACGAGTGGATCCTTGAGCCGAGTTTAATAAAGGAAATCGATAGACCTTTGGCTATAGGCGTCATAGTAGATCCTGCTTTTAAAGATGAGGGAAGAGATATACTCAAGTTTTTAAGAGATACCATGTTTGTTGTAGATAGAGGCTTCGTTCTTGGGGCATTTTACTCTCCCTATTTGCCTCCTAATAGGTGGGTCTGGTCGGAGAGAAGGGGAAGCTTTGAGGGAAGAAGCTTAATATTGGATGCCATGAATCTTCTTATAACCCGGGATGCTAAGAGGATACTTCTATACTGCGGTAATCCCCCCAAGATTCCAAGGAAAGAGATGAGAAGAATGGCCTATTTTGCTCGATTACATCAGATAAGGTTTTATGTTTTCCATGATGCAGAGCTTTCTCCTACATGGAAAGCTCTTATAGCATATACAGGTGGGGAAGATTGGAATATATATTATTTTAGCAAGAATATGCCACTCGTGTATTATTTTAGAAAAACCCCCTTTAATGCATATAAAGTGGGGTATATCTCCTTGGTCAGGAAAGCGAAGCTCGACGGAAAGCATTATCTTCGAATCTTTATAGAGACACCCTTTGCTCATTATGAGGATGAGATTACCTATTATGTTGGAGGTACGTGGGAAAAGATATTGCGCTGAATGGAGGTGATCTAAGCTATGACGGTTAAGAAAGGGGTGCTCCCCGTTGCGGGACTTGGAACGCGTTTTCTACCTGCTACTAAGGTTTTGCCGAAAGAGATGTTGCCACTCGTTGATAAACCGGTGATTCAGTACTCGGTAGAGGAGGCGGTATCGGTTGGAATTAAGCAGCTTATACTTATAACTGGAAAGGGTAAGAGAGCTATAGAGGACTATTTCGATAGATCTTTAGAGTTAGAGATAACCTTGCAGAAAAGAAAGAAAGAAGATCTTCTTAAACTGGTTAGGGATGTATCTGAGCTTGCAGATTTCATCTTTATAAGACAGAAGGAGCCTCGAGGGCTCGGTCATGCCATACTTTGCTCCAAACCTGTGGTTGAGCATGAATATTTCGCCGTCTTCTTGGCTGATGATGTTATCATAGGGGATAAGCCTGCCATATCTTACCTCATTGACGTTCATGAGAGATATGGGGGAAGCGTGATAGCTCTTGAGGAAGTTCCCTGGGAGGAAGTATCAAGGTACGGCATCGTGAGAGCGGAGAAAATAGACGAAAACGTTTTTAGAATAATAGATCTCGTGGAAAAGCCCCCGAGGGATGAGGCTCCCTCCAATCTTGCTGTGATAGGAAGATATATTTTATCCCCTAAAATTTTTGACTGCTTGGAGCAAGTAGAAGCGGGTGCTGGTGGGGAGCTTCAGCTAACTGATGCTATGAAGCTTCTCCTTGAGGATGAGCCCATCTATGGAGTCATGTATGAGGGCAAGAGATATGACTGTGGAACGATAGGAAGCTTTGTGAGAGCAACGGTAGAGCTTGCCTTAGAGCATGAAGACTTTGGATCAGAATTTAAGAGATTCCTTAGAGATCTAATTTCCCAAGAAGAACGGTGATTAGTCATGTGTGGAATAATAGGTTACGTTGGTTACAGGAATGCTACTCCTATACTTCTTGATGGACTATACCGACTTGAGTATAGAGGCTATGATTCTGCTGGTATAGCAGTTCTATCCGATGAGGGAATAAGCATAGTGAAAACCGCGGGCAAGATTAGAGATCTTGAAAATTTGCTTAAGGATGTAGATATACATGGAAGAGTGGGAATTGGTCATACAAGATGGGCAACTCATGGAAAGCCCACGGATATCAACGCTCATCCTCATCTCGATGAAAGTAAACGATTTGCTATAGTTCACAACGGTATAATAGAAAACTTTCAGGATATTAAGGATAGGCTTAAAGCTCAGGGGGTTAAGTTTTTCTCAGAAACAGATACGGAGGTTATAATACAGCTCATCGCTAAGTTTTATGCTGGCAGTCTTGAAAGTGCCGTTATGGAAGCCTTGAGAGAGCTTGATGGATCGTACGCCATAGCTGTTTTGTCTACGGAAGAACCGGGGAAAATTGTTGCGGCAAGGTTAGGAAGCCCGCTGGTCCTTGGAGTAGGTGACGGGGAGATGTTCCTTGCCTCTGATGTGCCAGCTATATTGCCGTATACGAGAAAGATGGTTTATCTTGAGGATGAAGAAGTAGCAGTGATCACTGACTCATCTTGGTGGGTGTTCGACCTTGAGGGCAAGCCAAGAACGAAACAGATCTACTTTATAGAGTGGGATGCATCTATGATTTCTCGTGGAGGATATAAGCATTATATGTTGAAAGAGATAAACGAACAGGGAAGTGTTGTTAGGAACGTTCTTAAAGATAGACTCACTGAGGAGGAGCTTTCCTTAGAGGAGCTTGATATTGATGAAGATTTTGTGAAAAAGTTGGACAAGATTTTTATAGTTGCCTGCGGGACTTCCTATCACGCTGGGCTTGTAGGCAAACATCTTTTTGAAAAATGGGCGAGAATTCCTACTGAGGTTGATATAGGTTCCGAGTTTAGATATAGAGATC harbors:
- a CDS encoding SMP-30/gluconolactonase/LRE family protein encodes the protein MGVRIGVLFIIFALLLLIVSSSFSAEKPPPLPGLVPPEEINAPRGVKRNPEKALEEFKKAFKLFFDGRYDEALNSFDRVIRLDPYALEPYYWKGLIYLRRGYLKKAEKMFKNYLEVKPAELRVIRALEKVQRTVLPVLSLPEANYPKDYEVIDPYLEVRKKEGLFSGIKEYFSFPMYNFSAMAIGPDGNIYLTDYGRGKVVVLTKDGIPLRSWGGLTNPSGIAISVDGRVYVSDFSQNKIFVFDLTGKLLKSFGDKELLNPQGIAIGPYGYLYVCDWGNHCVRRYTREGKYLRSVGRGYLWEPLAVCVDKRGNIWVSDGNVRCIRRFGWDGLPKGTFLDDVFSRGLAVDFRDRILVCDEERGILFVIEGEKVVEKVDVPKASSLSSVCGDSLGNVFLADFNRPILFKISAPSYLHKIEIRISGIRVEKGTKRSAEIELSEGWYPIPVERVNTSVRVIEDEWILEPSLIKEIDRPLAIGVIVDPAFKDEGRDILKFLRDTMFVVDRGFVLGAFYSPYLPPNRWVWSERRGSFEGRSLILDAMNLLITRDAKRILLYCGNPPKIPRKEMRRMAYFARLHQIRFYVFHDAELSPTWKALIAYTGGEDWNIYYFSKNMPLVYYFRKTPFNAYKVGYISLVRKAKLDGKHYLRIFIETPFAHYEDEITYYVGGTWEKILR
- the galU gene encoding UTP--glucose-1-phosphate uridylyltransferase GalU gives rise to the protein MTVKKGVLPVAGLGTRFLPATKVLPKEMLPLVDKPVIQYSVEEAVSVGIKQLILITGKGKRAIEDYFDRSLELEITLQKRKKEDLLKLVRDVSELADFIFIRQKEPRGLGHAILCSKPVVEHEYFAVFLADDVIIGDKPAISYLIDVHERYGGSVIALEEVPWEEVSRYGIVRAEKIDENVFRIIDLVEKPPRDEAPSNLAVIGRYILSPKIFDCLEQVEAGAGGELQLTDAMKLLLEDEPIYGVMYEGKRYDCGTIGSFVRATVELALEHEDFGSEFKRFLRDLISQEER
- the glmS gene encoding glutamine--fructose-6-phosphate transaminase (isomerizing), which encodes MCGIIGYVGYRNATPILLDGLYRLEYRGYDSAGIAVLSDEGISIVKTAGKIRDLENLLKDVDIHGRVGIGHTRWATHGKPTDINAHPHLDESKRFAIVHNGIIENFQDIKDRLKAQGVKFFSETDTEVIIQLIAKFYAGSLESAVMEALRELDGSYAIAVLSTEEPGKIVAARLGSPLVLGVGDGEMFLASDVPAILPYTRKMVYLEDEEVAVITDSSWWVFDLEGKPRTKQIYFIEWDASMISRGGYKHYMLKEINEQGSVVRNVLKDRLTEEELSLEELDIDEDFVKKLDKIFIVACGTSYHAGLVGKHLFEKWARIPTEVDIGSEFRYRDPIVPPNSLTIAISQSGETADTLAALREAKGKGSFIIALANVQGSTITREAHRTMYLKAGPEVGVASTKAFTAQLASLYLLALWFGKVRGTIKEGFQEKILKELWQLPYHVEACLA